In Terriglobales bacterium, the genomic stretch CGCGGCGGACTCCGCTCGGCTGCGTCTTCCCTCGGCCTGCGCTCGCGCGACCCGGGGCTCGCTGCGGCCTCACGCGCTTGTACTATTGAGAGGCGAATGCCATTCGAGCGCAATTCCGGCATCCTGCTGCACCCGACCTCGCTGCCTGCGCGCGGCGGCATCGGCGACCTTGGTCCGGAGGCTTACCGCTTCGCCGATTTTCTCGCGCAAGCGAAGCAGGGACTCTGGCAGGTACTGCCGCTCGCGCCTTGCGGCATCGGGAACTCTCCCTACTCGGCGACCTCGGCGTTTGCCGGCAATCCGCTGCTCGTCTCGCTCGAGCGCCTGGCGGAGCGCGGATGGCTGGCCCCGGAGCGCGCCGCCGCGCTTCCCGATCCTTCCGGCAACGTCGACTACGACAAGGTCAACGCGACCAAGCTGCCGCTGCTGCGCGAAGCGGCGCAGAACTTCCTGCGCGCCGCCGGCGACAGCGCGCGCTCCCGCTTCGCGCGTTTTCAGCAGGAGAACGCCTGGTGGCTCGACGACTTCGCGCTCTTCGACGTCCTGCGAGCCCGGAACCAGCAGCGCACCTGGCGGGAATGGCCGCGCGAGCTGGCGCGCCGCGAGCCGCAGGCGCTTGATCGGGCGCGCCACGATCTCGCCGACGACCTCGCGGTGGTGAAGGCCATCCAGTTCGCCTTCTTCGAGCAGTGGGCGGCGCTGCGCGCGCACTGCCGCGCCCGCGCCATCAAGATCGTCGGCGACGTCGCCATCTTCGTCAGCTACGACTCCGCCGACGTCTGGATGCGTCCCGACCTCTTCCACCTGAACCAGGACCTCGAGCCCACGGTCGTCGCCGGCGTGCCGCCCGACGTCTTCAGCAAGACCGGGCAGCGCTGGGGGAATCCGCTGTACCGCTGGGACGCGCTCGCCGGCACCGGGTACGACTGGTGGGTGCGCCGCCTGCGCTGGGCGCTCCAGACCTGCGACATCATCCGGCTCGACCACTTCCGCGGGTTCGAGGCGTACTGGGAGATCCCCGCCTCCGAGCCCACCGCCGTCAACGGCCGCTGGGTCGCCGGGCCGCAGGACGACCTGTTCCACACCCTGCGCCGGCACCTGGGCGACCTGCCCTTCATCGCCGAGGACCTTGGCTTCATCACGCCGCAAGTCCGCGAGATGCGCGCGCGCCTCAACATCCCCGGCATGCGCGTGATGGAGTTCGGCTTCGGCGACCCCGGCGCGCACATCTACCTGCCGCACCGCTTCGAGTCCAATACCGTCGTCTACACCGGGACGCACGACAACGCGACCATCAACGACTGGTGGAAGAACTACGCGACGCCCGCGGAACGCGAGGCCGCGCGCTCGTACCTGGGAGAGGATCCCGACGGCGTGAACTGGGCGTTCATCCGCGCCGCCGCCGGCTCCGTCGCGGACCTCTGCATCCTTCCGCTGGGCGACGTGCTGGGCCTCGGCCCCGAGGGCCGCATGAATATCCCCAGCAAGGCCGACGGGAACTGGGCGTGGCGCTTCCGCCGCGACGCTCTTACGCCCGAGCTGGCGAAGAGACTTGCGCTGCTCGCGGAGGTCAGCGACCGCGTGCCTTCAGCGGCCGCGCAGCAGGGCCACGGGGAAGCTCGCGAAGACTTCGCGGCATAGCAGCGTGCGCTGCGGCGTCTGCCGCACGATCTCTCCCGTGAAGACGTTCTCGTACTCCAGCGGCGCGCCCGGCGGCAGCGCCAGCTCGGCGGCGCCCCAGGCCTCGCCCAGAGGCGGCTTCCTCGCGCCTCGCATCAGGGTGTAGCAGAAGCGCGGCGCCACCACCAGCGCGGCCTGCTTCTCGCGCGTCCGCAGGAAAGCGATCAGGTGCTCCGACTTCTCTCCCGCACCGTACAGCGGGCGATAGTTGCCGTGCGCGAAGAGCTCGCGCTGCTCGCGCCGGAAGTTGAGCGCGCGCAGCGTCGTCCACAGCTTCACCCGTCCGTCGTGGTACCGCTCCAGCAGCGCGCGGCAGTGCTCGCGCAGGTCCGCGTTCGCTTGGCTGAGCTCGCTCAGGTCGCGCTGGCGCGCGGCGAAGTCCACCGGCCGGCGGTTGTCGGGATCGACGAGGGAGAAGTCGAACAGCTCCTGCCCCTGATAAATGTCGGGCACACCCGGCGAAGTGATCTTCAGCAGCGTCTGCGCAAGCGAGTTGAAGACGCCGAAGTACGCCACCGGCTCGGTGAATCGCTCCAACTCTTCGCGGAAGCGGTTGGGTCGCGTGGCGCTGCCGGGCGCCAGCAGCCGCTCGACGAAATCGCCGACCGCGCTCACGTACTCATCATTCGGGTTGATCCAGCTCAGGTTGATCTTGGCTTCGTGCAGCGCCTTCGCCATGTACCTGCGGATGCGTTCGCCATACTCGCGCATCTCGTGGTCGCTTGCTTGGAAGGGAAGCGTGCCGGCCAGCGTCTGGTAGAGCAGGTACTCCTCGTTCATGTCGGGCGCGCTGCGGCCGTCGGAGAGCACGCGCTTCTTGGCGCGGTTCATGCGGCGCCAGCGATGCACGTGCTGCGACCACAGCTTGGGCACCTCCGAGAGCACGTTCAGCCGCGCCCGCACGTCTTCGCTGCGCTTGGTGTCGTGCGTCGAGGTGGCCAGCAGCGAGTACGGCCAGCGCTCCAGCCGCTTCAGGTTCCCGCTGTGCAGCTCGTCGACCAGGTTCCCGAAGTATTTCGGATTTCCGCCGACCTCGTTGACGGAGACGAAGCGGTTGTAGACGTAGCAGGCAGTGTCCTCCAGGCCCTTGGCCATCACCGGGCCGGTGAGCTGCTGGAATTTCAGCGCGAAGTACAGGCGGTCGCTGTAGTCCTGCGCCGCGGGCTTGATGCGCAGCAGCAGGATGTCGCGCAGGAAGTCGAACAGCAGTCCCGGCAGCCCGGGATTGCGCCGCTTCGCGCGCACGATGGCTTCGCTGATGTATCCGCGGTCGCGCTCGCTGATCGCGCCGCGCTCGTCGATGTAGGTGCGATAGACCGGGAAGCACGCGATGGTCTCGACGATCGCCTCTTCCAGCGTCCCCTGGGTGAAGTCGCGGGCGCGGCGGTCGCGCGCGCAGATCTCCGCCAGCATGTGCGTCAGCACCGCGACCTCGCTCGAGAGCGCCGTGTCCATGATCAGCTTCTTCGACTCGTACACGAGCGTGTCCACGTCGGAGGACATGCCGGTGAGCCGCTGATAGAGGTTGGTGAACGCGCGCGCCGAGCGCGGCTGGATGAACACGCCGTTCACCAGGTTGGTGAACTCATAGCCGACCGTGCCGTCGACGCTCCAGTTCTCCGGCAGGTCCTCGCCCGGCTCCAAGATCTTCTCCACCAGCGCGTATAGGGGCGCGAGGTT encodes the following:
- the treY gene encoding malto-oligosyltrehalose synthase → MATDQRSGASVLAPELSGLAECLDRLAARKRASRPVSTYRLQFHAGFRFEDARALVPYLHALGITHCYASPILQARAGSQHGYDITDHNQLNPEIGTEPQLRALADELRAHDMGLILDFVPNHMGIGHGTNPWWMDVLENGPSSEHAEFFDIDWRPLKRELYGKVLLPMLGDQYGAELEAGKLTVAFADGWFRVRYYDKVLPLDPQTVPMLFERLPESGSSDPRAQGALAHLRELLEELRGLPPHHATNPREVEARRRNAPELKRGLRSLVEHAPAVAAVIDRALQRVNGRPEDPRSFDQLHELLEAQAYRLAHWRVSAEEINYRRFFDVNDLVGVRMENPRVFEATHRLLRKLLAESLIQGLRFDHPDGLFNPPQYFMRAQMLFAASQCCGAEPCPPVGENGIEQGVAQVFGQHEWTNNLAPLYALVEKILEPGEDLPENWSVDGTVGYEFTNLVNGVFIQPRSARAFTNLYQRLTGMSSDVDTLVYESKKLIMDTALSSEVAVLTHMLAEICARDRRARDFTQGTLEEAIVETIACFPVYRTYIDERGAISERDRGYISEAIVRAKRRNPGLPGLLFDFLRDILLLRIKPAAQDYSDRLYFALKFQQLTGPVMAKGLEDTACYVYNRFVSVNEVGGNPKYFGNLVDELHSGNLKRLERWPYSLLATSTHDTKRSEDVRARLNVLSEVPKLWSQHVHRWRRMNRAKKRVLSDGRSAPDMNEEYLLYQTLAGTLPFQASDHEMREYGERIRRYMAKALHEAKINLSWINPNDEYVSAVGDFVERLLAPGSATRPNRFREELERFTEPVAYFGVFNSLAQTLLKITSPGVPDIYQGQELFDFSLVDPDNRRPVDFAARQRDLSELSQANADLREHCRALLERYHDGRVKLWTTLRALNFRREQRELFAHGNYRPLYGAGEKSEHLIAFLRTREKQAALVVAPRFCYTLMRGARKPPLGEAWGAAELALPPGAPLEYENVFTGEIVRQTPQRTLLCREVFASFPVALLRGR
- the malQ gene encoding 4-alpha-glucanotransferase; the encoded protein is MPFERNSGILLHPTSLPARGGIGDLGPEAYRFADFLAQAKQGLWQVLPLAPCGIGNSPYSATSAFAGNPLLVSLERLAERGWLAPERAAALPDPSGNVDYDKVNATKLPLLREAAQNFLRAAGDSARSRFARFQQENAWWLDDFALFDVLRARNQQRTWREWPRELARREPQALDRARHDLADDLAVVKAIQFAFFEQWAALRAHCRARAIKIVGDVAIFVSYDSADVWMRPDLFHLNQDLEPTVVAGVPPDVFSKTGQRWGNPLYRWDALAGTGYDWWVRRLRWALQTCDIIRLDHFRGFEAYWEIPASEPTAVNGRWVAGPQDDLFHTLRRHLGDLPFIAEDLGFITPQVREMRARLNIPGMRVMEFGFGDPGAHIYLPHRFESNTVVYTGTHDNATINDWWKNYATPAEREAARSYLGEDPDGVNWAFIRAAAGSVADLCILPLGDVLGLGPEGRMNIPSKADGNWAWRFRRDALTPELAKRLALLAEVSDRVPSAAAQQGHGEAREDFAA